The nucleotide sequence CAGCACGAACTGCGTAATTTCCCTGATTGTTAACTCGCTGCCGCGATAGTGCCCCGTAAACATCAGCTCAAAGTAGCGGCTATCGAGGGAAACGAGACATGGCGGGTCGATTCAGCTTCAGCAGAATGCTCGGAGTCCTGCGTCCCAGATGGGGCGTCCGTGGCAGCCTGTTCGCCGCCTTCGCCGTGATCGCCGGCATGGCGATTGCAATCAGCATCGGCGCCGGACTGATGCTGCGCCACATCGGCAGCACCATGGTCGAGCTCTCCGGCCGCGACATTCCGCGTCTCACCTCCAGCCTGCAATTGCTGGCGCAGAGTTCCAGCCTCGCCAGCCTCGGCCCCGCGCTGTTGGGCTCGCAGAGCGAGGACGCGCTCAACGAGCGGCTGAAGAAGATGCAGGAGATCCAGAAGGGCACCGAGCAGCGGCTTGCGGAGATCGCAGCACTCGGCGCCGCCAAGAGCGTCGTGGCGCCGCTCGCCGAGACCATCAAGAACATCAACGAGGCCAATCAGAGCCTGGTCTCGGCAGCCCGCGAGCGGCTCGCCGTCGTCGCCACGCACAATCAGCAATATGACGCGCTACGCAAGGCGCAGGAGGAGTTCACCAAGGCGGCGAACGAGCCGATGCTCGATGCGCAGACGCAACTCAACGCCGTACTCGGCGCCGCCGAAGTGTCGGCCGACGACGCCACCTCCGCGGCGCGCTTCGTCGAGCAGCTCGGCAACGTCATCGCGTCAGGCAACCTGATCGTGGCGCAGATGGCGGCCGCGCTCGCGGCCAATGACAGCGATACGCTGGAGGCGGTCGAGCGGCAGTTCAAGGAGTCGCTGGCGCAGCTGAAATCGAACCTGGAGCTGCTGCCCACCGGCCGTAGCACCAAGGCGATCCAGGATGCGGCGATGAAGCTCGCCGCGCTCGGCGAAGGCAAGACCCGCGTGTTCAAGACGCGCGAGAAGGAGCTCGACGCCAACGATTACGGCCAGACCGTGCTGGAGGAGACGCGCAAGCTCAATGTCGGCCTCGACATCAGCGTGCAGCAGCTGGTCGAGGGCGTCCGCAAATCGACCGAAGGCGCGACCAGCACGGCCGGCCGCGAGATCGAGCTGGGAACGCTCGGCATGATCGGCGCCGGAGCGGCCACCCTGCTCGGCTCGGTCCTGTTCGTCTGGCTCTATGTCGGCGGCAACATCCTGCGCCGGATCAAGCGGCTGCAGCAGGCGATGCAGAACCTGTCGAGCGGCGACCTGGAGACGGAGATCGCGGCCTCGAAGCAGCGCGACGAGATCGGCGCAATGGTCGACACGCTGCAGGTGTTTCGCGACAACATGATCCAGGCGCGCACGCTCGCCGCCGAGCAGGACCGCGAGAACGCCGCCAAGGCGGAGCGCGCCACGCGCATGGAGGCGCGGATCGCCGAGTTCGAGGCGACGGTGCGCAGCGCGCTGGCCAATCTGCAGAGTTCCGCCAGTGCAATGCAGACCACGGCGCAGAGCATGTCGCAGACCGCCGATCAGTCCAACTCGCTGGTGAGCGCGGTCGCCGCGGCGGCCGAGGAGACCTCGGTCAACGTGCAGACCGTGTCGGCCGGCACCGAGCAGCTGTCGTCGTCGATCGCCGAGATCGGCCGCCAGGTCGTGACCTCGGCGCAGATCGCCAAGAAGGCGGTCGAGGAGGCCGGCGCCACCGACTCGACGATGCAGGGCCTCGCCGACAATGCGAGCCGCGTCAGCGTCGTCGTCGACCTGATCCAGGCGATCGCCTCGCAGACCAACCTGCTCGCGCTGAACGCCACCATCGAGGCGGCGCGCGCGGGCGAGGCCGGCCGCGGCTTCGCCGTGGTCGCCCAGGAGGTGAAGAGCCTCGCCAGCCAGACCGCCAACGCCACCGACGAGATCCGCACCCAGATCGCAGGCATGCAGCAGGTCGCCTCGTCGGCCGTGTCGGCGATCCGCAACATCGGCGAGACCATCGCCGAGATCGACAACGTCACCACCGCGATCGCCGCGGCCGTGGAGCAGCAAGGCACCGCGACGCACGAGATCGCCCGCAACATCCAGCAGGCGGCCTCCGGCACCACCGAGGTCTCCAACAACATCACCGGGGTCTCCAGCGCCTCGGCCCAGGCCGGCACCTCCGCCAACGAAGTGCTGAGCGCCTCGGAGACGCTGCGCCGCGAGGCCGAGACGCTGCGCGAGGAGGTCGATGCGTTCCTGACCAACATCAGGGCGGCATAGTCACCAACCCGGCCCGCCCTTCGAGACACCCGCCTCTGGCGGGCTCCTCAGGGCGAGGGGATGCAGATCGCTTTTGGGCCAGCCGACCGATGGATCAAAGCGCAGATTCTGCCCCCTCATGGTGAGGAGGCGCGCAGCGCCGTCTCGAACCATGAGGCCCAACTGCCGCGTCCCGGAATGCCGTCCAGCCATGTGTTTTCGCCGCGTTTTTCGGCTGGCGCTCGACCGCGGCGGCCGTTAATCGATGAGACATGACCAAGACCGACACCGCCCTCTCCTCCGCCGAAGCCCTGCGCTACCCCTGGGAGCAGCATCCCGGTGAGGACCAGGTGGTCGAGGTCGCGCCCGGCGTGCTGTGGCTGCGGCTGAAGCTGCCGTTCCGCCTCAACCATGTGAACATCTATTTGCTCGCCGACGGCGACGGCTGGGTTGCGGTGGACTCCGGCTTCGGCAACGAGGAGTCGATCGCCGCCTGGACGCGGCTACTCGACGGACCGCTCCGTCACGTCAAGATCACCCGGCTGATCGTCACCCATTCGCATCCCGACCATGTCGGGCTTGCGGGGTGGATCGTCGAGCGCTTCGCCTGCCCGCTGGTGATGTCGCAGGTCGAGTACCTGCAATCGGTCTATCACCAGAACCGCGGCACCGAGGAGCGGCGCAACGCGCAGCGGCTGTTCTTCCGCCGCCACGGCATGGACGAGACCCTGACCGACAAGCTGCTCGGCCGCGGCCAGGAATATCTGCAGCGCGTTTCGGTGCTGCCGGCGTCCTACCGCCGCATCGCCCATGGCGACGAGATCCAGATCGGCAGCCGACGCTTCAAGGTGATCACCGGCGGCGGCCACGCGCTCGATCAGGTGATGCTGTATTGCGCCGCCGACAAGCTGTTCCTGTCCGCCGACCAGGTGCTGAGCAAGATCTCGCCCAATGTCAGCGTCTGGGCGGTCGAGCCGGACCAGAACTCGCTCGGCGAATATCTCGCGTCGCTGGCGAGCCTCACCACCACCCTGCCCTATGATCTCCTGGTGCTGCCCGGCCATGGCGTGCCGTTCTACGGACTGAAGACCCGGATCAAGCAGCTCGCCGACCATCACGAGGAGCGCTGCCGCATGATCGCGGACGCCTGCCGCGACGAGACCAGGACGTCAGCCCAGCTCGTACCGGTCGTGTTCCACAAGCACGTGCTCGATCCGCACCAGATGGGCTTCGCCGCCGGCGAGCTGATCGCCCACGTCAACTACATGCTCGTCGAGGGCCGCCTGACCGCCCGCGAGGTCGACGGCGTGCTGCACTATCGCACCACCTGAGGCTGCCGCGCGCTCGCCGCAATGCCGGCGCGGATCGGTCCAGATCGGGCGATCCGTGTATGAAGCTTGGACAAAACGCCCAACTCCTGCCGTGGGATTCCGGCTCGACAGCCGCTCTGGAAAAGCTCTAAGAAGGCCTTAAGCCCCCGTCGCTTAGAGGGTCCGTTCCAGGCGCTGCGCTGCAGCGCAGCACGTCAGGTCTCGTGATGGACTACAGCCAATATTTCAGCGCCGCCCTCGGTCGTCTGCATGACGAGCGCCGCTACCGGGTCTTCGCCGATCTCGAACGCATCGCCGGCCGGTTCCCGCACGCGACGTGGCATTCGCCGGGTGGTCCTCGCAATGTCGTGATCTGGTGCTCCAACGACTATCTCGGCATGGGTCAGCATCCCAAGGTGGTCGGCGCGATGGTCGAGACCGCGACCCGCGTCGGCACCGGCGCTGGCGGCACCCGCAACATCGCCGGCACGCACCATCCCCTGGTGCAACTGGAAGCCGAGCTCGCCGACCTGCACGGCAAGGAAGCGGCGCTGCTG is from Bradyrhizobium sp. ORS 285 and encodes:
- a CDS encoding methyl-accepting chemotaxis protein is translated as MAGRFSFSRMLGVLRPRWGVRGSLFAAFAVIAGMAIAISIGAGLMLRHIGSTMVELSGRDIPRLTSSLQLLAQSSSLASLGPALLGSQSEDALNERLKKMQEIQKGTEQRLAEIAALGAAKSVVAPLAETIKNINEANQSLVSAARERLAVVATHNQQYDALRKAQEEFTKAANEPMLDAQTQLNAVLGAAEVSADDATSAARFVEQLGNVIASGNLIVAQMAAALAANDSDTLEAVERQFKESLAQLKSNLELLPTGRSTKAIQDAAMKLAALGEGKTRVFKTREKELDANDYGQTVLEETRKLNVGLDISVQQLVEGVRKSTEGATSTAGREIELGTLGMIGAGAATLLGSVLFVWLYVGGNILRRIKRLQQAMQNLSSGDLETEIAASKQRDEIGAMVDTLQVFRDNMIQARTLAAEQDRENAAKAERATRMEARIAEFEATVRSALANLQSSASAMQTTAQSMSQTADQSNSLVSAVAAAAEETSVNVQTVSAGTEQLSSSIAEIGRQVVTSAQIAKKAVEEAGATDSTMQGLADNASRVSVVVDLIQAIASQTNLLALNATIEAARAGEAGRGFAVVAQEVKSLASQTANATDEIRTQIAGMQQVASSAVSAIRNIGETIAEIDNVTTAIAAAVEQQGTATHEIARNIQQAASGTTEVSNNITGVSSASAQAGTSANEVLSASETLRREAETLREEVDAFLTNIRAA
- a CDS encoding MBL fold metallo-hydrolase, coding for MTKTDTALSSAEALRYPWEQHPGEDQVVEVAPGVLWLRLKLPFRLNHVNIYLLADGDGWVAVDSGFGNEESIAAWTRLLDGPLRHVKITRLIVTHSHPDHVGLAGWIVERFACPLVMSQVEYLQSVYHQNRGTEERRNAQRLFFRRHGMDETLTDKLLGRGQEYLQRVSVLPASYRRIAHGDEIQIGSRRFKVITGGGHALDQVMLYCAADKLFLSADQVLSKISPNVSVWAVEPDQNSLGEYLASLASLTTTLPYDLLVLPGHGVPFYGLKTRIKQLADHHEERCRMIADACRDETRTSAQLVPVVFHKHVLDPHQMGFAAGELIAHVNYMLVEGRLTAREVDGVLHYRTT